AACTACTTCTTTATTGCCTATTGATCTGCTCCTTTATTGCAGCCAAGGCTGATCCTGTTATAACAACATTCACTGCAACGCCGTCAGAAGGCAGTAATATCCGCATCACCGGAGATAGCCTATCTGTTAACTTTTATCTACAAGCCGCCAGAAGTTATCCACCCCAGGGAGGCGGCTTTGAACCCGGTACCATAACGCTCAGATTGGTTTATAAAACAAGCTCCGGCCAAATTGAACCTATAACAGATTACAAAACCTATAATGCCGCAGATTACAATAATGGCGCCTTCCTGGATATCCATATTAATAATGTTATTCTACGCAGTAGCAATATAGGAAAAACAGTAACAGTTCAATACTCTTACTGGAGTTCAACAGCCGGGCAGACGTTTGGCCCGATGCTTTTAAACGGATATTATTCAGTTATAGGAAATCCTCCTGATGGAACCTTTTATCGGAATAGCACAAATGGTTATATATATGTTGTATTCGATGGGCTATTTAGGCATATATATACATCCTATATATATAATAGTATTTTTGATACTAATAATATCACTTTAACGCAAAATAATACGTCCCCTACACCAATTGGAGAACCTTTAGGCTTACCCAGGTGGCCTTCTGGAACCACCCCTCTTGCAGATGCATTTTTAGCACGTGGGATTTATAATAATACCCCAGATGACAAAGTATACTTGGTTGAAGCCTTGAATGATGGGAATATTTATTACTATTATGCCCGCTGGATAACTACCTATGACCCCGCATTTATTCGATATCATTTTGGAAGCGATGATAATATTAAAAGGATTCCAAATTTAAATCAACTTTTAGCTGATACTTCCCGTTTCAATGGATGTTGGATAAAAGGACCTAATATAAATTAGCAGCAAAATATAATAGGGTTTTCATATAACTGTCTCCTATACTGAAAACCAAATTTCGGGTGTTAAAGTTTTCAATACTGCATCAGCTTCTTGGCTGGTGCAGTTCCTTTTCAGGCTCCTATAAAAACAATCCACTTTTAGCAGACATCATTACACAAGCAGTAATTTCATGTATTATTGTTACAGGTTGCCAAACGCAAACTCAAAAGAGTGGTGTTGTTCCCAACCTATAAACAGCCCTAAGCATTTAATGGGTGAACGTAGAATACTGATTACAGTGTAGCTCCCAACCCATTACTACCACCTTAGGCGGTAGGTTTCCAGGTTAGACTAAATAGCTTTCTATCGTCGAACCTCTCAGTTATCTCGTTGCGGTTGCTATCGATCTGAAATATGCTGCCTGCTGTATGCCCGGAAAGCTTATCTCCAAAAACATTTTGATATCCCTCTCATTATGAAAAAGCGCTACTCGATGTGTAGTGTCTTAGCTGTGGGACATTATCATTATGCATATTCATTTTAGCAATCAGCAACAAAATCATACAGCTTTACTTTGCAATAACCGCAGTTCCCCAGGGATCGCAAATCGGTACAAAGGGTACCCCTTGATCACTGCAATAATCCGTAACTGCCTTTTTTACCCCTTTATATTCGGCATTATTATAATCATGAATAAAAATAAATCCGCCTTTGGATAATCTGGGGTAGAAATACTTCAAGCCTTCAAAGATGGGCTGGTATAAATCCGCATCAAGAGAAACAAATGCAAAATCATCCTCCAGCCCTTCGATTGAATCCGGGAAATACCCCTTTTTGATGATACAACTATCAGGGTTTATCATTTTGTCCAAAACCAGTGCAACATTGGTATCTGAAAAGTCCTGCATACCCGAACTGTAGTTATGTGCTTTCTCAATGAAAACATCTTTTTGGGCGAAGCCTTCAAATGTGTCAAAAAGATAGAAGCGTTTCTCCGGAAACGCCTCATTGATGTACCGGGCAAAATCCCCGCGGTACACCCCAAGTTCCGCAACAGCGCCCGCCACATTGTTCTTCCGGATCTCTTCCGCTATAAGTTCAAATGTACTGATCCGCACATAACCCAAATGAACCGGAACATAAAACAGCCGCTCTCTTCCCAATGCCTGCATGGATTCTTCAAGTACATACTTCTTTTCATTCAAATAATCCTCTACCATTTGCTTTTCCATTGTTTCATTTTTTAAAACGCACTGTTTTGTCTCCGGTCATTGGCCCTGATCGATATCCTGTTCTTCGGCTAACAATTCATTGTACACCTTTTGACGTATCAGCGATGTAACCTGCTCGCTGTGATGTTCCCGTATAAAAGCCCTTGAGCGCTCCGACACAGAAGCATACAAACCATCCCTGGCAGCCAGGTCCTGCAGTATTGAAATAAACTCAGCTTCCTTTTCCGCAATAAAGATATTTTCTCCATGCTTAATTCCTTCCATCCCATCACAAGCCAGCAACGTGGTAATCACCGGCACTCCCACGGCCATAGACTGAAGGATTTTGATACGGATCCCTCCCCCGCCCAATCGTATGGGGGAAATAAGTACAGCACCGCGCAGCAGATCTGTGAGGTCCGGAAGGAACCCTGTAAAAACAACTTCCGGATAGTTTTTCTTAAACGACTCATCCCACACGCCGGTAACATAAAGTTTCATCCCCGTTTGTTTTAAAACAGGCGGGTACATGCCCTCGATAAACCATTTCAATCCATCTTCATTGGGCGGATGTCCCTGGGAGCCCAAAAACACAATTTTTTCTGCTTTGTCTGGCTGCAGCCGGTTATCACCCCCTGCATAAAACATATCGGGAACTGCTGTAGGCCATAGCCTGAGCTTGGATTCCTGAACACCTTCCTGTAATTGTGCAAAATCATTCCGGTTTAACACCAGTACCCTGTCGTAGCGATTCATTAGGTTCAGCTCCGTGAATTTTACCGTATCGATCACATGCGAAGCATAGAGACTTTTGTCATTATACAGCCTGAAATAATCCTGTAAAATCAGATACCGGTTTTCATGCTGAAAGAATACTGTTTTTGCCGAATGCGGCAGGGAATGGACCAGCGGCAGCAGATCGCTGTACTCCACTTGAACAATGTCAAATTGCTTCTTTAGAAACAGCGCTTCAATAAAATCAACAATTTCCCGGTCAACCGGTAAAAAAGGATAATGCCGGTGTGGATTCGACACGCCCTGATGCCACGGTCTGTTTCTTTCTTTTCTTTTTTTGAGTTTTTTGATCAGCCGGGATATTTTCTTAAACACCGACACTTTCTTTTTTAATGCATGATTGGTCATGACATCTTTGCTATAAACCGGCAGGATCTCCACCTCCGGCCACATCGCCTGCAATGCATCCACATGCGGTTTTTCGGTTACCGCTACCTTAAAAATCAGCGTAACATTAAAAAATTTTCTCAGATCGTTAATTTGACCAAAAACACCGAACCGCCCGCCATCCGATACGGGAAAGGGGCAAAGGAAGGTAATCACGGCAACATTTGGCTTGGTTTGAACGCTCATAAAATTTACAAATCAATTAATTATTCGTCAGTAATTTGATACCTGCATGAAACTACTGCTTTATCTTTTGTCTTAAAATTTTAAATATCCTGCCCGATGGATATAAGGGCGCCAAAAATCAGGGTAAATATTTATACCA
The sequence above is a segment of the Niabella agricola genome. Coding sequences within it:
- a CDS encoding glycosyltransferase family 4 protein; its protein translation is MSVQTKPNVAVITFLCPFPVSDGGRFGVFGQINDLRKFFNVTLIFKVAVTEKPHVDALQAMWPEVEILPVYSKDVMTNHALKKKVSVFKKISRLIKKLKKRKERNRPWHQGVSNPHRHYPFLPVDREIVDFIEALFLKKQFDIVQVEYSDLLPLVHSLPHSAKTVFFQHENRYLILQDYFRLYNDKSLYASHVIDTVKFTELNLMNRYDRVLVLNRNDFAQLQEGVQESKLRLWPTAVPDMFYAGGDNRLQPDKAEKIVFLGSQGHPPNEDGLKWFIEGMYPPVLKQTGMKLYVTGVWDESFKKNYPEVVFTGFLPDLTDLLRGAVLISPIRLGGGGIRIKILQSMAVGVPVITTLLACDGMEGIKHGENIFIAEKEAEFISILQDLAARDGLYASVSERSRAFIREHHSEQVTSLIRQKVYNELLAEEQDIDQGQ
- a CDS encoding TylF/MycF/NovP-related O-methyltransferase, producing the protein MEKQMVEDYLNEKKYVLEESMQALGRERLFYVPVHLGYVRISTFELIAEEIRKNNVAGAVAELGVYRGDFARYINEAFPEKRFYLFDTFEGFAQKDVFIEKAHNYSSGMQDFSDTNVALVLDKMINPDSCIIKKGYFPDSIEGLEDDFAFVSLDADLYQPIFEGLKYFYPRLSKGGFIFIHDYNNAEYKGVKKAVTDYCSDQGVPFVPICDPWGTAVIAK